Proteins encoded together in one Cellulomonas gilvus ATCC 13127 window:
- the priA gene encoding bifunctional 1-(5-phosphoribosyl)-5-((5-phosphoribosylamino)methylideneamino)imidazole-4-carboxamide isomerase/phosphoribosylanthranilate isomerase PriA has product MSAPRLELLPAVDVADGQAVRLVQGEAGSETSYGDPLSAALDWHAGGAEWIHLVDLDAAFGRGSNAGLLAEVTAELAGKGVKVELSGGIRDDESLRRTLATGATRVNLGTAALEDPEWTARVIASHGDQIAVGLDVRGTTLAARGWTQEGGDLWEVLARLDEAGCARYVVTDVTKDGTLRGPNVELLRDVCSRTDAPVVASGGISSLDDLRVLRTLVETGVEGAIVGKALYAGAFTLPEALDVAGRPGDATL; this is encoded by the coding sequence ATGTCCGCACCCCGCCTCGAGCTGCTGCCCGCGGTCGACGTCGCCGACGGGCAGGCCGTGCGCCTGGTCCAGGGCGAGGCCGGCTCGGAGACGTCCTACGGCGACCCGCTGTCCGCCGCGCTCGACTGGCACGCCGGCGGTGCCGAGTGGATCCACCTGGTGGACCTCGACGCGGCGTTCGGGCGCGGCTCGAACGCCGGCCTCCTCGCCGAGGTCACGGCGGAGCTCGCGGGCAAGGGCGTGAAGGTCGAGCTGTCGGGCGGCATCCGCGACGACGAGTCGCTGCGCCGCACCCTGGCGACGGGTGCGACGCGCGTCAACCTGGGGACCGCCGCGCTCGAGGACCCCGAGTGGACCGCGCGCGTCATCGCGAGCCACGGCGACCAGATCGCGGTCGGGCTCGACGTGCGGGGCACGACGCTCGCGGCGCGCGGCTGGACCCAGGAGGGCGGCGACCTGTGGGAGGTGCTCGCGCGCCTGGACGAGGCCGGCTGCGCGCGCTACGTGGTCACGGACGTGACGAAGGACGGCACGCTGCGCGGCCCCAACGTCGAGCTCCTGCGCGACGTGTGCTCGCGCACGGACGCACCTGTGGTGGCGTCGGGCGGCATCTCGAGCCTGGACGACCTGCGGGTGCTGCGCACGCTCGTCGAGACAGGGGTGGAGGGGGCGATCGTCGGCAAGGCCCTGTACGCCGGGGCGTTCACGCTGCCCGAGGCCCTCGACGTCGCGGGGCGACCCGGCGACGCGACCCTCTGA
- a CDS encoding histidinol-phosphate transaminase — translation MTVPASPATAGPTLPLRPELAGLEPYGAPQLDVPVLLNVNENPYAPSEAVVADVAAAVAQATRGLNRYPDRDFEALRADLAAYLLAESGVALGVEQLWAANGSNEVMLHLLQAFGGPGRTALSFAPTYSMYPEYARDTSTAWVAGRREDDFSLDVDVACAAIAEHRPSVVLLASPNNPTGTALPAATVRAVLDAAAAVPGGCVVVVDEAYGEFRRRGTPSALELLADHPHLAVSRTMSKAFGLAGARVGYLAASRALVDTLRVVRLPYHLSAVTQAVARAALAHSAELMAQVGSLRDERDALVRWLRERGLQVADSDANFVLFGLFEDRHAVWQGLLDRGVLIREVGPPGWLRVSVGTPQETRAFQDALVEVAGL, via the coding sequence GTGACCGTCCCCGCCAGCCCCGCGACAGCCGGCCCGACGCTGCCCCTGCGGCCCGAGCTCGCGGGCCTCGAGCCCTACGGCGCGCCGCAGCTCGACGTGCCGGTGCTGCTCAACGTCAACGAGAACCCGTACGCGCCGTCGGAGGCCGTGGTCGCGGACGTCGCGGCCGCGGTGGCGCAGGCGACCCGGGGCCTCAACCGCTACCCCGACCGCGACTTCGAGGCGCTGCGCGCGGACCTCGCGGCCTACCTGCTCGCCGAGTCGGGCGTCGCGCTCGGCGTCGAGCAGCTGTGGGCGGCGAACGGCTCGAACGAGGTCATGCTGCACCTGCTCCAGGCGTTCGGCGGACCGGGCCGCACCGCGCTGTCGTTCGCGCCCACGTACTCGATGTACCCCGAGTACGCGCGGGACACGAGCACGGCGTGGGTGGCCGGTCGGCGCGAGGACGACTTCAGCCTGGACGTGGACGTCGCGTGTGCCGCGATCGCCGAGCACCGGCCGTCGGTCGTGCTGCTGGCGAGCCCCAACAACCCCACCGGCACCGCGCTCCCGGCGGCGACCGTGCGCGCCGTGCTCGACGCCGCGGCGGCCGTGCCGGGCGGGTGCGTCGTGGTGGTCGACGAGGCGTACGGCGAGTTCCGGCGTCGCGGGACGCCCAGCGCGCTCGAGCTGCTGGCCGACCACCCGCACCTGGCGGTGAGCCGGACCATGTCCAAGGCGTTCGGCCTGGCGGGTGCGCGCGTCGGCTACCTCGCCGCGTCGCGTGCGCTCGTCGACACGCTGCGCGTCGTGCGCCTGCCGTACCACCTGTCGGCCGTGACGCAGGCCGTCGCGCGGGCCGCGCTCGCGCACAGCGCCGAGCTCATGGCGCAGGTCGGGTCGCTGCGGGACGAGCGTGACGCGCTCGTGCGGTGGCTGCGGGAGCGGGGTCTGCAGGTCGCGGACTCGGATGCGAACTTCGTGCTGTTCGGCCTGTTCGAGGACCGCCACGCGGTGTGGCAGGGTCTGCTCGACCGGGGGGTGCTCATCCGTGAGGTGGGCCCGCCGGGATGGTTGCGGGTGTCGGTCGGCACTCCGCAGGAGACGCGGGCGTTCCAGGACGCCCTGGTGGAGGTGGCGGGACTGTGA
- a CDS encoding SseB family protein produces the protein MAGRELPPSSPFADDDGSADPGLAAVLREYAAGAATLGDVVAALAGTRVLVPVLAELELAGQVEHDGHTHTVDKEASAGIVALRAPDGRTALPVFTSMAAMTAWRLDARPVPSDVPCAALSAVQEGWEVVVVDPGGPVTALLPRPAVWALAQQEPWRPAVGPDGVDPDVVAAVRRALAPVGAVIEADALPGSRAEVAVVVTLVDGLDRTLLDRTVERVNAALAADEVVAARVDSLELRLRRAG, from the coding sequence GTGGCCGGTCGCGAGCTGCCGCCGTCCTCGCCGTTCGCGGACGACGACGGCTCGGCCGATCCGGGCCTCGCGGCCGTGCTGCGGGAGTACGCCGCGGGCGCCGCGACGCTCGGCGACGTGGTCGCCGCCCTCGCCGGCACGCGCGTGCTGGTCCCGGTGCTCGCCGAGCTCGAGCTCGCGGGCCAGGTCGAGCACGACGGGCACACGCACACGGTGGACAAGGAGGCCTCGGCGGGCATCGTGGCGCTGCGCGCGCCCGACGGGCGCACGGCGCTCCCGGTGTTCACGTCGATGGCCGCGATGACGGCGTGGCGGCTGGACGCGCGTCCGGTGCCGTCCGACGTCCCGTGCGCTGCGCTGTCCGCCGTCCAGGAAGGCTGGGAGGTCGTGGTCGTCGACCCCGGCGGTCCGGTCACCGCGCTGCTGCCGCGGCCTGCGGTGTGGGCGCTCGCGCAGCAGGAGCCGTGGCGCCCGGCGGTCGGGCCCGACGGGGTCGACCCGGACGTCGTCGCGGCGGTGCGCCGTGCGCTGGCACCCGTGGGCGCGGTGATCGAGGCCGACGCGCTGCCCGGGAGCCGCGCCGAGGTGGCCGTGGTGGTGACGCTCGTCGACGGGCTCGACCGGACGCTGCTGGACCGGACGGTCGAGCGGGTCAACGCCGCGCTCGCGGCCGACGAGGTCGTGGCCGCGCGCGTCGACTCGCTCGAGCTCCGGCTGCGCCGCGCAGGTTGA
- a CDS encoding RNA polymerase sigma factor yields the protein MTVQTRDAERVTVLVRRFGPRVLGYLARRVRHREEAADLFSQTLATVWRRRADLPDDDDEALAWMIGVARLTLANGLRASIRRDALVRRLRDEILVRSAQHPGGEVGARVRAALARLSPADQEILRLDAWDGLTGEQVAHVLQISPAAARQRLARARGRLRVAIEDEGA from the coding sequence GTGACCGTGCAGACGCGTGACGCCGAGCGCGTCACTGTGCTGGTCCGCAGGTTCGGGCCACGCGTGCTCGGCTACCTCGCGCGGCGGGTGCGGCACCGGGAGGAGGCCGCGGACCTGTTCTCCCAGACTCTCGCGACGGTGTGGCGGCGGCGTGCCGACCTGCCGGACGACGACGACGAGGCGCTCGCGTGGATGATCGGGGTCGCCCGGCTCACTCTGGCGAACGGGCTGCGTGCCTCGATCCGGCGCGACGCCCTCGTGCGCCGGCTCCGGGACGAGATCCTCGTGCGTAGCGCGCAGCACCCCGGAGGCGAGGTGGGCGCGCGCGTCCGGGCGGCGCTCGCCCGGTTGTCACCGGCCGATCAGGAGATCCTGCGGCTCGACGCGTGGGACGGCCTGACGGGCGAGCAGGTCGCCCACGTCCTGCAGATCAGCCCTGCGGCCGCGCGCCAACGGCTCGCCCGCGCGCGGGGTCGGCTCCGGGTGGCGATCGAGGACGAGGGGGCGTGA
- a CDS encoding S1C family serine protease produces the protein MSAPPYRRTRHRAPALLLAGALVTSCSVLPPLPDPAPTALTAEPAPGAPAPDASSGPTATLSPDGFDAAERMAVRIRNVGCGSLSTGSGFAIDDHTLVTNRHVVADSATLEISTYDGRDVRAQAASTADLADLALVRTVDPLPASAGLAPIDPQRGSSVTVVGYPLGSRLTLTHGNVIGATTDPLNANLGEVLVTDAEVEPGSSGSAVLDARGRVVGVVYAKGEDGTSFVVPVSTLREMLDDDAPVTAAPTCSP, from the coding sequence GTGAGCGCACCGCCGTACCGACGGACCCGGCACCGGGCGCCCGCGCTGCTCCTGGCCGGTGCTCTCGTGACGTCCTGCTCGGTGCTGCCGCCCCTGCCCGACCCCGCGCCGACCGCGCTGACGGCCGAGCCCGCACCCGGCGCACCCGCACCGGACGCGTCGTCCGGCCCGACGGCGACGCTGTCCCCCGACGGCTTCGACGCGGCCGAGCGCATGGCGGTCCGCATCCGCAACGTGGGGTGCGGCTCGCTGTCCACGGGATCGGGCTTCGCGATCGACGACCACACGCTCGTGACCAACCGCCACGTCGTCGCCGACTCGGCCACGCTCGAGATCAGCACGTACGACGGCCGTGACGTGCGGGCGCAGGCGGCGTCCACCGCGGACCTCGCGGACCTCGCGCTGGTGCGGACGGTCGACCCGCTGCCCGCATCCGCGGGCCTGGCCCCGATCGACCCGCAGCGCGGCTCGTCGGTCACCGTGGTCGGCTACCCGCTCGGCAGCCGGCTCACGCTCACGCACGGCAACGTCATCGGCGCGACCACCGACCCGCTCAACGCGAACCTGGGCGAGGTGCTGGTGACCGACGCGGAGGTCGAGCCCGGGTCGTCGGGCTCGGCCGTGCTCGACGCGCGCGGCCGGGTCGTCGGAGTCGTCTACGCCAAGGGTGAGGACGGCACGAGCTTCGTGGTGCCCGTCAGCACGTTGCGGGAGATGCTGGACGACGACGCACCGGTCACCGCGGCACCGACCTGCTCGCCCTGA
- the hisD gene encoding histidinol dehydrogenase, whose protein sequence is MISRIDLRGRTLSRRELLAELPRAEVDVEHAGAAVAPILDDVRTRGAAALRDLAERFDGVRPALLRVPAQTLQDAVAELEPTVRAALEETILRVRRVHAAQRPTDFTVDVAPGAQVRQRWVPVRRVGLYVPGGLAVYPSSVIMNVVAAQEAGVGSLAVASPPQKDRDGLPDATVLATCALLGVDEVYAVGGAQAVAMFAYGAAGQTDEDGATLCEPVDVVTGPGNVYVAAAKRLVRGVVGIDSEAGPTEIAVLADETADPVHVAADLISQAEHDPLAASVLVTPSVELAGAVEAKLVDLAATTLHRARVATALGGTQSAIVLVDDLDAGLAVVDAYGAEHLEIQARGAAELAERVTSAGAIFVGPYSPVSLGDYMAGSNHVLPTGGCAHFTSGLGVHSFVRAVQVIEYDADALATVADRIVALADAEGLPAHGDAVRARF, encoded by the coding sequence ATGATCTCCCGCATCGACCTGCGCGGTCGCACGCTGTCCCGCCGTGAGCTGCTCGCCGAGCTGCCCCGCGCGGAGGTCGACGTGGAGCACGCGGGTGCGGCGGTCGCCCCGATCCTGGACGACGTGCGCACGCGCGGCGCGGCCGCGCTGCGGGATCTGGCCGAGCGGTTCGACGGCGTGCGCCCGGCGCTCCTGCGCGTGCCCGCGCAGACGCTCCAGGACGCGGTCGCCGAGCTCGAGCCGACGGTCCGTGCGGCGCTCGAGGAGACGATCCTGCGGGTGCGGCGCGTGCACGCGGCGCAGCGGCCCACCGACTTCACGGTCGACGTGGCGCCGGGTGCGCAGGTCCGCCAGCGGTGGGTCCCCGTGCGTCGTGTCGGGCTGTACGTCCCGGGCGGCCTCGCGGTCTACCCGTCGTCGGTGATCATGAACGTGGTCGCCGCGCAGGAGGCCGGCGTCGGCTCGCTCGCGGTGGCGAGCCCGCCCCAGAAGGACCGTGACGGGCTCCCGGATGCGACCGTGCTGGCCACGTGCGCGCTGCTCGGCGTGGACGAGGTGTACGCGGTGGGCGGCGCGCAGGCGGTCGCGATGTTCGCCTACGGTGCCGCGGGGCAGACCGACGAGGACGGCGCCACGCTGTGCGAGCCCGTCGACGTGGTCACCGGCCCGGGAAACGTGTACGTCGCGGCAGCCAAGCGGCTCGTGCGCGGCGTCGTCGGGATCGACTCCGAGGCGGGCCCGACGGAGATCGCCGTCCTGGCCGACGAGACCGCCGACCCGGTGCACGTCGCGGCCGACCTCATCTCACAGGCCGAGCACGACCCGCTCGCGGCCTCGGTGCTGGTCACCCCGAGCGTCGAGCTCGCCGGCGCGGTCGAGGCCAAGCTCGTCGACCTGGCCGCGACGACGCTGCACCGTGCACGTGTCGCGACCGCGCTGGGCGGCACGCAGTCGGCGATCGTGCTGGTCGACGACCTCGACGCCGGGCTCGCGGTGGTCGACGCGTACGGCGCGGAGCACCTGGAGATCCAGGCGCGGGGCGCGGCCGAGCTCGCGGAGCGCGTGACGAGCGCGGGTGCGATCTTCGTCGGGCCGTACTCGCCCGTGTCGCTCGGTGACTACATGGCGGGTTCGAACCACGTGCTGCCGACGGGCGGCTGCGCGCACTTCACGAGCGGTCTCGGGGTGCACTCGTTCGTACGCGCGGTCCAGGTGATCGAGTACGACGCGGACGCGCTGGCGACGGTCGCGGACCGGATCGTCGCGCTCGCGGACGCCGAGGGACTGCCCGCGCACGGCGACGCGGTCCGCGCGCGGTTCTGA
- the hisH gene encoding imidazole glycerol phosphate synthase subunit HisH, translating into MSSPRVVVLDYGFGNVRSAVRALERVGAQVELTADKSAAMAADGLVVPGVGAFAAVMTGLRAVGGDQVVDRRLAGGRPVLGICVGMQVMFAEGVEHGRRAEGLGQWPGVVDRLEADVVPHMGWATIEADPASVLFQGLHDERFYFVHSYAARSFPLHDAPAERLTPPVVTWAEHGDRFVAAVENGPLSAAQFHPEKSGDAGAQLLRNWLGTLA; encoded by the coding sequence GTGTCCTCCCCCCGCGTGGTCGTGCTCGACTACGGCTTCGGCAACGTGCGCTCGGCCGTGCGTGCGCTCGAGCGCGTCGGCGCCCAGGTCGAGCTCACGGCAGACAAGTCAGCCGCGATGGCCGCCGACGGCCTCGTCGTGCCCGGTGTCGGGGCGTTCGCCGCGGTGATGACCGGTTTGCGTGCGGTCGGGGGCGACCAGGTCGTGGACCGGCGGCTCGCGGGCGGGCGGCCCGTGCTGGGCATCTGCGTCGGGATGCAGGTGATGTTCGCCGAGGGCGTCGAGCACGGGCGACGCGCCGAGGGGCTCGGCCAGTGGCCCGGCGTCGTGGACCGGCTCGAGGCCGACGTCGTGCCGCACATGGGCTGGGCGACGATCGAGGCCGACCCCGCCTCGGTGCTGTTCCAGGGCCTGCACGACGAGCGGTTCTACTTCGTCCACTCCTACGCCGCGCGCTCGTTCCCGCTGCACGACGCACCCGCGGAGCGCCTCACGCCGCCCGTGGTGACGTGGGCCGAGCACGGCGACCGGTTCGTCGCCGCGGTCGAGAACGGCCCGCTGAGCGCCGCGCAGTTCCACCCCGAGAAGTCCGGCGACGCCGGCGCGCAGCTGCTGCGCAACTGGCTCGGCACGCTCGCCTGA
- the dnaE gene encoding DNA polymerase III subunit alpha, translating to MASPAAQDSSFVHLHAHTEYSMLDGAARLTQLFAEVQRLGQTAIATTDHGYLFGAFDFWSKATAAGIKPIIGVEAYVTPGTSRFDQTRVRFGEQGQERDDVSARGSYTHMTLLARNNEGLHNLFRASSLASLEGQMGKWPRMDRELLETYSGGMIATTGCPSGEVQTRLRLGQWDEAVRAAGELQDIYGKDYFYVELMDHGLDIETRVFKDLLRLAETIGAPLVATNDLHYVTAEDAGSQEALLAINSGSALTEPTYEQGGNRFAFEGSGYYVKSAAEMRRTWAELPEACDNTLRIAEQCEVSFNTKANYMPNFPVPEGEDETSWFIKEVETGLRHRYPGGIPDDVRRQAEYETGVITQMGFPGYFLVVADFINWAKDNGIRVGPGRGSGAGSMAAYAMRITDLDPLQHGLIFERFLNPDRVSMPDFDVDFDERRRGEVIRYVTDKYGEDRVAQIVTYGTIKAKQALKDSSRLLGFPFAMGEKLTKAMPPAIMGKDIGLTGIFDPKDPRYPEAEEFRQVHAADPDAQRVVELAKGIEGLKRQWGVHAAGVIMSSHPLIEIIPIMRRPQDGAVITQFDYPTCEGLGLIKMDFLGLRNLTILDDALENIVMNGKDPLVLEDLELTDPASYQLLARGDTLGVFQLDGGPMRSLLRLMKPDNFEDISAVLALYRPGPMGVNSHTNYALRKNGQQEITPIHPELAEPLAEILGTTYGLIVYQEQVMATAQKVAGFTLGQADVLRRAMGKKKKSELDKQQADFFGGMTERGFSKEAQLALWNVLESFADYAFNKAHTAAYGLVSYWTAYLKAHYPGEYMAALLTSVRDDKDKSALYLGECRRMGITVLPPDVNSSSANFTAVGVDIRFGLTAIRNVGANVVDAIVRTREEKGDFTSFTDFLDKVPAVVCNKRTIESLIKAGAFDSLGHARKALLLVHEQAVDAVIGVKRKEAEGQFDLFADVFGGDDDPGFAVTIPDLPDWDKKQRLAFEREMLGLYVSDHPLSGLEHVLAAAADVSIATLNADEQRPDGSTVVVAGLVTGLQRKMSKQGNAWASVTLEDMEGGVEVLFFGETYVAYSTVLAEDAVVVVKGRVRRRDETMQLQAMEVTLPDVSVTADSPVVVTLPVARCTAPVVERLKEVLSTHPGITEVHLRLTQPGRATVMRLDDGLRVSRSPSLFGDLKALLGPSCLAG from the coding sequence GTGGCATCACCGGCAGCTCAGGACTCGTCGTTCGTCCATCTCCACGCGCACACCGAGTACTCGATGCTCGACGGCGCGGCGCGCCTGACGCAGCTGTTCGCCGAGGTGCAGCGCCTGGGCCAGACGGCGATCGCCACGACCGACCACGGCTACCTGTTCGGGGCCTTCGACTTCTGGTCCAAGGCCACCGCCGCGGGCATCAAGCCGATCATCGGCGTCGAGGCGTACGTCACGCCGGGCACCAGCCGGTTCGACCAGACGCGCGTGCGGTTCGGCGAGCAGGGCCAGGAGCGCGACGACGTGTCCGCGCGCGGCTCGTACACCCACATGACGCTGCTCGCGCGCAACAACGAGGGCCTGCACAACCTGTTCCGGGCGAGCTCGCTGGCCTCGCTCGAGGGGCAGATGGGCAAGTGGCCGCGCATGGACCGCGAGCTCCTCGAGACGTACTCGGGCGGCATGATCGCGACGACGGGGTGCCCGTCGGGTGAGGTGCAGACGCGTCTGCGCCTCGGCCAGTGGGACGAGGCCGTGCGTGCCGCGGGCGAGCTGCAGGACATCTACGGCAAGGACTACTTCTACGTCGAGCTGATGGACCACGGGCTCGACATCGAGACCCGCGTCTTCAAGGACCTGCTGCGGCTCGCCGAGACGATCGGCGCCCCGCTCGTCGCGACGAACGACCTGCACTACGTCACCGCGGAGGACGCCGGGTCGCAGGAGGCGCTGCTGGCGATCAACTCCGGCTCGGCGCTGACGGAGCCGACGTACGAGCAGGGTGGCAACCGCTTCGCGTTCGAGGGCAGCGGCTACTACGTGAAGTCCGCGGCCGAGATGCGCCGGACCTGGGCGGAGCTGCCCGAGGCGTGCGACAACACGCTGCGGATCGCGGAGCAGTGCGAGGTCTCGTTCAACACCAAGGCCAACTACATGCCCAACTTCCCCGTGCCGGAGGGGGAGGACGAGACCAGCTGGTTCATCAAGGAGGTCGAGACCGGGCTGCGGCACCGCTACCCGGGCGGCATCCCGGACGACGTGCGCCGGCAGGCGGAGTACGAGACCGGCGTCATCACGCAGATGGGCTTCCCCGGGTACTTCCTGGTGGTCGCCGACTTCATCAACTGGGCCAAGGACAACGGGATCCGCGTGGGGCCGGGCCGTGGCTCGGGTGCGGGCTCGATGGCGGCGTACGCGATGCGGATCACGGACCTCGACCCGCTGCAGCACGGCCTGATCTTCGAGCGCTTCCTCAACCCGGACCGCGTCTCGATGCCCGACTTCGACGTCGACTTCGACGAGCGCAGGCGCGGTGAGGTCATCCGGTACGTGACCGACAAGTACGGCGAGGACCGCGTCGCGCAGATCGTCACGTACGGCACCATCAAGGCCAAGCAGGCGCTCAAGGACTCGTCTCGGCTGCTGGGCTTCCCGTTCGCGATGGGGGAGAAGCTCACCAAGGCGATGCCGCCCGCGATCATGGGCAAGGACATCGGCCTGACCGGGATCTTCGACCCGAAGGACCCGCGCTACCCCGAGGCGGAGGAGTTCCGCCAGGTCCATGCGGCCGACCCGGACGCGCAGCGCGTGGTCGAGCTCGCCAAGGGCATCGAGGGGCTGAAGCGGCAGTGGGGCGTGCACGCCGCGGGCGTCATCATGTCGAGCCACCCGCTGATCGAGATCATCCCGATCATGCGCCGGCCGCAGGACGGCGCGGTCATCACGCAGTTCGACTACCCCACGTGTGAGGGCCTCGGCCTGATCAAGATGGACTTCCTCGGGCTCCGGAACCTGACGATCCTCGACGACGCGCTCGAGAACATCGTGATGAACGGCAAGGACCCGCTGGTCCTGGAGGACCTCGAGCTGACCGACCCCGCGAGCTACCAGCTGCTCGCACGCGGCGACACGCTCGGGGTGTTCCAGCTCGACGGCGGACCCATGCGCTCGCTCCTGCGCCTGATGAAGCCGGACAACTTCGAGGACATCTCCGCGGTCCTGGCGCTGTACCGCCCGGGCCCCATGGGCGTGAACTCGCACACCAACTACGCGCTGCGCAAGAACGGGCAGCAGGAGATCACGCCCATCCACCCCGAGCTGGCCGAGCCGCTCGCGGAGATCCTGGGCACCACGTACGGCCTGATCGTGTACCAGGAGCAGGTCATGGCCACCGCGCAGAAGGTCGCCGGGTTCACGCTCGGCCAGGCCGACGTGCTGCGCCGCGCGATGGGCAAGAAGAAGAAGTCGGAGCTCGACAAGCAGCAGGCCGACTTCTTCGGCGGCATGACCGAGCGCGGCTTCTCGAAGGAGGCGCAGCTCGCGCTGTGGAACGTGCTCGAGTCGTTCGCCGACTACGCGTTCAACAAGGCGCACACCGCGGCGTACGGGCTCGTCTCCTACTGGACCGCGTACCTCAAGGCCCACTACCCGGGCGAGTACATGGCCGCGCTGCTCACGAGCGTGCGCGACGACAAGGACAAGTCGGCGCTGTACCTGGGTGAGTGCCGCCGCATGGGCATCACGGTGCTGCCGCCCGACGTGAACTCGTCGTCGGCCAACTTCACCGCGGTCGGCGTGGACATCCGGTTCGGGCTCACGGCGATCCGTAACGTGGGCGCCAACGTGGTGGACGCGATCGTGCGCACGCGTGAGGAGAAGGGCGACTTCACGTCGTTCACCGACTTCCTGGACAAGGTGCCCGCGGTGGTGTGCAACAAGCGCACCATCGAGTCGCTCATCAAGGCCGGTGCGTTCGACTCGCTCGGTCATGCCCGCAAGGCCCTGCTGCTGGTGCACGAGCAGGCCGTCGACGCGGTGATCGGCGTCAAGCGCAAGGAGGCCGAGGGGCAGTTCGACCTGTTCGCCGACGTCTTCGGCGGTGACGACGACCCGGGGTTCGCGGTCACCATCCCCGACCTGCCGGACTGGGACAAGAAGCAGCGGCTCGCGTTCGAGCGCGAGATGCTCGGCCTGTACGTCTCCGACCACCCGCTGTCCGGCCTCGAGCACGTGCTCGCGGCCGCCGCCGACGTCTCGATCGCCACGCTCAACGCCGACGAGCAGCGCCCCGACGGGTCGACCGTCGTGGTCGCGGGCCTGGTCACGGGGCTGCAGCGCAAGATGTCGAAGCAGGGCAACGCCTGGGCGTCGGTCACGCTCGAGGACATGGAGGGCGGCGTCGAGGTCCTGTTCTTCGGCGAGACGTACGTCGCCTACTCGACCGTGCTGGCCGAGGACGCCGTGGTCGTCGTCAAGGGTCGCGTGCGGCGGCGCGACGAGACGATGCAGCTGCAGGCGATGGAGGTCACGCTCCCGGATGTGAGCGTGACCGCCGACTCACCCGTGGTCGTCACGCTGCCGGTCGCGCGGTGCACCGCACCCGTGGTCGAGCGACTCAAGGAGGTGCTCTCGACGCATCCGGGGATCACGGAGGTCCACCTGCGCCTGACGCAGCCGGGCCGCGCCACGGTCATGCGGCTCGACGACGGCCTGCGCGTGTCCCGCAGCCCGTCGCTGTTCGGTGACCTCAAGGCGCTGCTGGGACCGAGCTGCCTGGCCGGGTGA
- a CDS encoding RNA-binding S4 domain-containing protein: MPTTHAPEVPIRDDVIRLGQFLKLAGLAESGADARALVEDGAVTVNGTSEDRRGRQLVRGDVVAVSLPQGVQAATVG, encoded by the coding sequence ATGCCCACGACGCACGCCCCCGAGGTCCCGATCCGTGACGACGTCATCCGCCTCGGCCAGTTCCTCAAGCTCGCCGGGCTCGCGGAGTCGGGCGCGGACGCCCGTGCGCTCGTCGAGGACGGCGCCGTGACGGTCAACGGCACGTCCGAGGACCGCCGGGGCCGTCAGCTGGTGCGCGGCGACGTCGTCGCGGTCTCGCTGCCGCAGGGCGTGCAGGCCGCCACCGTCGGCTGA
- the hisB gene encoding imidazoleglycerol-phosphate dehydratase HisB, which produces MNAASTTAGRTARIERTTSESSVVVEIDLDGTGRTDISTTVPFYDHMLTALGKHSLIDLTVRATGDTHIDAHHTVEDVAICLGEALREALGDKRGISRFGDALVPLDEALAQAVVDVSGRPYLVHTGEPPGQEYHLIGGHFTGSLTRHVLESIAHHAAFSIHVRVLEGRDPHHIVEAQFKALARALRFAVARDPRVEGVPSTKGAL; this is translated from the coding sequence GTGAACGCAGCGTCGACGACCGCGGGACGCACGGCGCGCATCGAGCGCACGACGAGCGAGTCGAGCGTGGTGGTGGAGATCGACCTGGACGGCACGGGTCGCACCGACATCTCGACGACCGTCCCGTTCTACGACCACATGCTCACCGCGCTGGGCAAGCACTCGCTGATCGACCTCACGGTGCGCGCCACGGGGGACACGCACATCGACGCGCACCACACGGTCGAGGACGTCGCGATCTGCCTGGGCGAGGCGCTGCGCGAGGCGCTGGGGGACAAGCGCGGGATCTCGCGGTTCGGGGACGCGCTGGTCCCGCTCGACGAGGCGCTCGCGCAGGCGGTCGTGGACGTGTCCGGCCGGCCGTACCTGGTGCACACCGGCGAGCCGCCCGGGCAGGAGTACCACCTGATCGGCGGGCACTTCACGGGTTCGCTGACGCGGCACGTGCTCGAGTCGATCGCGCACCACGCCGCGTTCTCGATCCACGTGCGCGTGCTCGAGGGCCGCGACCCGCACCACATCGTCGAGGCGCAGTTCAAGGCGCTGGCCCGCGCGCTGCGCTTCGCGGTCGCGCGCGACCCCCGGGTCGAGGGCGTCCCGTCCACCAAGGGTGCGCTGTGA